One segment of Thermus neutrinimicus DNA contains the following:
- a CDS encoding methyltransferase domain-containing protein has product MREVIGLDLTPAMAMPFAQAAHERGLGNVRFLVGDAESLPFPEEEFHLVTTRRAAHHFPHLPRALTEMARVLRPGGRLGIADMVAPENPEAAHLFNALEATRDNSHVRAYTVEEWLGLIGDVGLNLLHLEAFEEEVAWLDWLYPLDPEGWEAKRAEEVLAQAFPGTRSLVVREGPGGLTLIKRRMVLVALKG; this is encoded by the coding sequence GTGCGGGAAGTCATCGGGCTCGACCTGACCCCAGCGATGGCCATGCCCTTCGCTCAGGCCGCCCACGAACGGGGCCTGGGCAATGTCCGCTTCCTGGTGGGGGACGCCGAGTCCCTGCCCTTTCCTGAGGAGGAGTTCCACCTGGTGACCACCCGGAGGGCCGCCCATCACTTTCCCCACCTCCCTAGGGCCCTGACCGAGATGGCCAGGGTGCTAAGGCCAGGAGGCCGCTTGGGAATCGCCGATATGGTGGCCCCGGAAAACCCAGAGGCCGCCCATCTCTTCAATGCCCTCGAGGCAACCCGGGACAACTCCCACGTACGGGCGTATACCGTGGAGGAGTGGCTGGGGCTCATCGGGGACGTGGGCTTGAACCTTCTTCACCTCGAGGCGTTTGAGGAGGAGGTCGCCTGGCTAGATTGGCTCTATCCCCTTGACCCGGAGGGGTGGGAGGCTAAGCGGGCGGAGGAAGTTCTGGCCCAGGCCTTCCCCGGGACCCGCTCCCTGGTGGTCCGGGAAGGGCCAGGGGGCCTGACCCTCATCAAGCGCCGGATGGTCCTGGTGGCCCTGAAGGGCTAG
- a CDS encoding SDR family NAD(P)-dependent oxidoreductase: MNYRQLFDLEGQVAMVVGAASGIGRASAEALAAFGAKVMLADRDEGGLEETLEAIREQGGVAEAHLLDLAARGEAEALVGRVHRTYGRLDTLVSTPAINVRKPLLDYSDEEIDRVVDLNLKGTLRLLRAGGRVMREQRGGSLIAFASIRALVVEPGQGVYAATKAGILQIMRTLAAELGPFGVRANAIAPGPIETPLTAPIKAHPDWYRAYAEKTALLRWGRPEEVAMAVVFLASPASSYVTGTLFLVDGGWTAVDGRFTPPL, from the coding sequence GTGAACTACCGGCAACTTTTTGACCTAGAGGGGCAGGTGGCCATGGTGGTGGGGGCGGCCTCCGGAATCGGGCGGGCCTCCGCGGAGGCCCTGGCGGCCTTTGGGGCCAAGGTAATGCTGGCGGACCGGGATGAAGGGGGCCTGGAGGAGACCCTCGAGGCCATCCGCGAGCAGGGAGGGGTGGCGGAGGCCCACCTCCTCGACCTGGCGGCCAGGGGAGAGGCCGAGGCCCTGGTGGGGAGGGTGCACCGGACCTATGGCCGGCTGGACACCTTGGTTTCCACCCCGGCCATCAATGTGCGCAAGCCCCTTCTGGACTACAGCGACGAGGAGATCGACCGGGTGGTGGACCTGAACCTGAAGGGGACCTTGCGGCTTTTAAGGGCTGGGGGGCGGGTGATGCGGGAGCAAAGGGGGGGAAGCCTCATCGCCTTTGCCTCCATAAGGGCCTTGGTGGTGGAACCGGGACAAGGGGTTTATGCGGCCACCAAGGCGGGGATCCTTCAGATTATGCGCACCTTGGCTGCCGAGCTCGGGCCCTTTGGGGTGCGGGCCAACGCCATCGCCCCCGGGCCCATAGAAACTCCCCTCACCGCTCCCATCAAAGCCCACCCGGATTGGTACCGGGCCTATGCGGAGAAAACCGCTCTCTTACGCTGGGGAAGGCCCGAGGAGGTGGCCATGGCGGTGGTGTTCCTGGCCTCACCCGCCTCCAGTTACGTGACCGGCACCCTTTTCCTGGTGGATGGGGGTTGGACGGCGGTGGACGGGCGCTTCACCCCGCCCCTTTAA
- a CDS encoding cyclase family protein produces MCAPLVMEEVAKQISRRALLGAGLGFLASRAVAQAQVPGKAFSRAVDLTHELSPEIPLFPGAEPMRITTLVTVRQNGYYGNRIDFWEHSGTHMDAPAHFAEGGLTAEKLPVETLIAPLAVIHIHEKAARNPDAQVSVDDILAYERQHGRLPKGALVAMHSGWEARWRDPRAFLNQDASGTLHFPGLSPEAAEFLVREREIAGVGVDTLSLDFGPSKDFKAHVTLLGAGKYGLENLANLAQVPPAGALIFVGAPKHRGASGGPVRAVAVW; encoded by the coding sequence ATGTGTGCCCCTCTGGTGATGGAGGAAGTGGCCAAGCAGATCTCCCGTAGGGCCCTCCTGGGCGCGGGCCTGGGGTTTCTTGCAAGCCGGGCCGTGGCCCAGGCGCAGGTGCCGGGCAAGGCCTTCAGCCGGGCGGTGGACCTCACCCACGAGCTCTCCCCGGAGATCCCCCTCTTCCCAGGAGCCGAACCCATGCGCATCACCACCCTGGTCACGGTGCGGCAAAACGGGTACTACGGCAACCGCATAGATTTCTGGGAGCACTCGGGAACCCATATGGACGCCCCCGCCCACTTCGCGGAAGGGGGGCTCACCGCGGAAAAGCTACCCGTGGAAACCCTCATCGCCCCCCTGGCCGTGATCCACATCCATGAGAAGGCCGCCCGTAACCCGGATGCCCAGGTGAGCGTGGACGACATCCTGGCCTACGAGCGCCAGCATGGCCGCCTGCCCAAGGGAGCATTGGTGGCTATGCACTCCGGCTGGGAGGCCCGCTGGCGCGACCCCAGGGCCTTTTTGAACCAGGACGCCTCGGGCACCCTTCACTTCCCCGGCCTCTCCCCGGAGGCGGCGGAGTTTCTGGTGCGGGAGCGGGAGATCGCGGGGGTAGGCGTGGATACCCTTTCCCTGGACTTCGGCCCCTCCAAGGACTTTAAGGCCCACGTAACCCTGCTAGGAGCAGGAAAGTACGGCTTGGAAAACCTGGCCAACCTGGCCCAGGTGCCCCCTGCTGGGGCTCTTATCTTCGTGGGAGCCCCCAAGCACCGGGGGGCCTCTGGGGGGCCCGTGCGGGCGGTGGCGGTATGGTGA
- a CDS encoding peroxidase-related enzyme (This protein belongs to a clade of uncharacterized proteins related to peroxidases such as the alkylhydroperoxidase AhpD.): MVISWLRVPEEGELAPEVRELFARFREKTGFVPNVARAFALSPRFLLWFRYYDALMRGEGLLSREEREAMAVAISGENRCEYCVASHKRYLEDRTGDGALPEVLAANPRRAEMPKRMRALVQFALKVTHQHYAMTEEDLVPLREAGLSDEAILEAAEVAAMFNFTNRLLNALGIKPNPEYYA; the protein is encoded by the coding sequence ATGGTGATCTCCTGGCTACGGGTTCCGGAGGAAGGGGAGCTCGCCCCAGAGGTCCGGGAGCTTTTCGCCCGGTTCCGGGAGAAAACGGGCTTTGTGCCCAACGTGGCTAGGGCCTTTGCCCTGAGCCCCAGGTTTCTCCTCTGGTTCCGGTACTATGACGCCCTCATGCGGGGGGAGGGCCTCCTCAGCCGGGAGGAACGGGAGGCCATGGCCGTGGCCATCAGCGGGGAGAACCGGTGCGAGTACTGCGTGGCCAGCCACAAGCGCTACCTCGAGGACCGCACCGGGGATGGGGCGCTCCCAGAGGTTTTGGCCGCCAACCCTCGCAGGGCGGAGATGCCTAAAAGGATGCGGGCCCTGGTGCAGTTTGCCCTCAAGGTCACCCACCAGCATTACGCCATGACCGAGGAGGACCTTGTCCCCTTGAGGGAAGCGGGTCTGAGCGACGAGGCCATCCTCGAGGCGGCAGAGGTGGCTGCCATGTTCAACTTCACCAATCGCCTCCTCAACGCTTTAGGCATAAAGCCCAACCCCGAGTACTACGCATGA
- a CDS encoding ABC transporter ATP-binding protein, whose translation MSFLEFKQVSVAFGSYVAVEGVSLRLAPGEFVSLVGPTGCGKSTLLNAAAGLLAPTQGEVLLEGRPLRGLNPVAGYLFQQDAILPWKTALDNVALPLVFRGQSWREARERAQAWLEKVGLGRFPRHYPHQLSGGMRKRVGLAQVLIANPRLLLMDEPFSALDVQTRQLMENELLRLWQEDRKTVLFVTHDLEEAIALSDRVVVMSAGPRSRVIGEFPIPLPRPRDVAEIRLTPEFLRLHREIWELLRGEVMRAHAGA comes from the coding sequence ATGAGCTTCCTGGAGTTTAAGCAGGTTTCCGTGGCCTTTGGCTCCTATGTGGCTGTGGAAGGGGTGAGCCTCCGCCTGGCCCCAGGCGAGTTCGTGAGCCTGGTGGGCCCCACGGGGTGCGGGAAGAGCACCCTCCTAAACGCGGCGGCGGGGCTTCTGGCCCCCACCCAAGGGGAGGTCCTCCTGGAGGGGAGGCCCCTTAGGGGGTTGAACCCTGTGGCGGGCTACCTTTTCCAACAGGACGCCATCCTGCCCTGGAAGACCGCCCTGGACAACGTGGCCTTGCCCCTGGTCTTCCGGGGCCAGTCCTGGAGGGAAGCCCGGGAAAGGGCCCAGGCCTGGCTGGAGAAGGTGGGTTTGGGACGGTTTCCCCGCCACTATCCCCACCAGCTTTCCGGGGGGATGCGCAAGCGGGTGGGGTTGGCCCAGGTGCTCATCGCCAACCCCAGGCTCCTCCTCATGGACGAGCCCTTTTCCGCCCTGGACGTGCAGACGCGGCAGCTCATGGAGAACGAGCTCCTCAGGCTCTGGCAGGAGGATCGCAAGACCGTGCTCTTCGTCACCCACGACCTGGAGGAAGCCATCGCCCTTTCCGACCGGGTGGTGGTCATGTCGGCGGGGCCCCGCTCCCGGGTCATCGGGGAGTTCCCCATACCCCTTCCCCGGCCCCGGGATGTGGCGGAGATCCGGCTTACCCCGGAGTTCTTGCGCCTGCACCGGGAGATCTGGGAGCTCCTAAGGGGGGAGGTGATGCGGGCCCATGCGGGGGCTTAG
- a CDS encoding ABC transporter permease, which translates to MRGLRLRLWQAGLLLFFLAWWEWASRTGRLDPFFFSKPSEIAGRVWRWFSTGEIYPHLYITTLEMLLAFFLGTLLGVVLGLWLALAPSVAAVLDPYIKALNAIPRVVLAPIFTLWFGLGVLSKVALGVTLVFFVAFFNTYQGVKEVSPVVLQNARLLGARPGHLLRHVYLPSAASWIFSSLRTSIGFAVIGAVVGEYLGSAAGLGYLIAQAEGVFDTTGVFAGMVVLMAFVLLLDAVVGQVEGRLVRWRPRMEGE; encoded by the coding sequence ATGCGGGGGCTTAGGCTACGGCTTTGGCAGGCAGGGTTGCTCCTCTTCTTCCTCGCCTGGTGGGAGTGGGCCTCCAGGACCGGCCGTCTGGACCCCTTCTTCTTCTCCAAGCCCTCCGAGATCGCGGGAAGGGTCTGGCGCTGGTTCAGCACCGGGGAGATCTACCCCCACCTTTACATCACCACCCTGGAGATGCTCCTGGCCTTTTTCCTCGGAACCCTACTCGGGGTGGTCTTGGGGCTTTGGCTGGCCTTGGCCCCCAGTGTGGCGGCGGTCTTAGACCCTTACATCAAGGCCTTAAACGCCATCCCTCGGGTAGTCTTAGCCCCCATCTTCACCCTTTGGTTCGGCCTGGGGGTGCTCTCCAAGGTGGCCCTGGGGGTCACCCTGGTCTTTTTCGTGGCCTTCTTCAACACCTATCAGGGGGTTAAGGAGGTGAGCCCTGTGGTCCTGCAAAACGCCAGGCTCCTGGGGGCCCGCCCTGGCCACCTCCTCCGCCACGTCTATCTTCCCTCCGCGGCCAGCTGGATCTTCTCCAGCTTAAGGACCTCCATCGGCTTCGCGGTGATCGGGGCCGTGGTGGGGGAGTACCTGGGAAGCGCCGCCGGCCTGGGTTACCTCATCGCCCAGGCGGAGGGGGTCTTTGACACCACCGGGGTCTTCGCCGGCATGGTGGTGCTCATGGCCTTCGTGTTGCTGCTGGATGCCGTGGTGGGCCAGGTGGAAGGGCGTCTAGTCCGCTGGCGTCCTAGAATGGAGGGGGAATAG
- a CDS encoding ABC transporter substrate-binding protein: MRRLVVALLVLLLAVGLAQKRVVLGVGGKTAVVYLPLTVVERLGYFKEEGLDVVIQDLQAGSRALQALVGGSVEVVMGFYDHTIQMQAQGRDIVAFVQVGRYPAIVLGVRSDLADQVRSIADLKGRKVGVTAPGSSTHFFLNYLLVKNGLKPTDVSVIGVSVGAQAVAAVQNRQVDAISNVEPAITLLEERGLIKILADTRSTKGTREVLGGEYPAAVLYTTRAWLEKNPDTAQRLVNAMVRGLRWMQGKTPEEIAAVLPEEYFLGDRALYLKVLRNSLEAFSPTGRFSDTAPLRPLTVLSAFDPNVARAKIDLKRTYTNEFVDRVPKR, encoded by the coding sequence ATGAGGAGGCTGGTTGTGGCGCTTTTGGTGTTGCTCTTGGCGGTGGGCCTAGCCCAGAAGCGGGTGGTCTTGGGAGTGGGGGGAAAAACAGCGGTGGTCTACCTACCCCTCACCGTGGTGGAGCGCCTGGGATACTTCAAGGAAGAAGGCCTGGACGTGGTGATCCAGGACCTGCAGGCGGGCTCGAGGGCCCTCCAGGCCCTGGTGGGGGGAAGCGTGGAAGTGGTCATGGGCTTTTACGACCACACCATCCAGATGCAGGCCCAGGGCAGGGACATCGTGGCCTTCGTGCAGGTGGGGCGCTATCCGGCCATCGTGCTGGGGGTGCGCTCGGACCTAGCGGACCAGGTGCGAAGCATTGCCGACCTCAAGGGTCGGAAGGTGGGGGTCACGGCCCCCGGAAGCTCCACCCACTTCTTCCTCAACTACCTCCTGGTGAAAAACGGGCTTAAGCCCACGGACGTGTCCGTGATCGGCGTTTCCGTGGGGGCCCAGGCGGTGGCCGCGGTGCAAAACCGCCAAGTGGACGCCATCTCCAACGTGGAACCCGCCATCACCCTTCTGGAGGAAAGGGGCCTCATCAAGATCCTGGCGGACACCCGCTCCACCAAGGGAACCCGGGAGGTTTTGGGCGGGGAGTACCCCGCCGCCGTCCTCTACACCACCCGGGCCTGGCTGGAGAAGAACCCCGACACCGCCCAGCGCCTGGTGAACGCCATGGTGCGGGGCCTCAGGTGGATGCAGGGCAAGACCCCAGAGGAAATCGCCGCCGTATTACCGGAGGAGTACTTCCTGGGTGACCGGGCCCTCTACCTCAAGGTCCTCAGGAACTCCCTGGAGGCCTTCTCTCCCACGGGGCGCTTTAGCGACACGGCTCCTTTAAGGCCCCTCACGGTACTTTCCGCCTTTGACCCCAACGTGGCCCGGGCCAAGATCGACCTCAAACGCACCTACACCAACGAGTTCGTGGACCGGGTACCCAAGCGGTAG
- a CDS encoding TRAP transporter substrate-binding protein, with product MRILLAGLALLAVAAQAQSWNMASPYPPANFHTQNIQQFVKEVEEATGGRLKITVHPGGSLFPHPQILPAVRNGQVQMGEVLMSLLANENPIFNLDSIPFVATSYEEARRLYQAQRPEVEKWLAQRGVVLLYAVPWPPQGLYTKRPVNTGADLRGMRFRAYNPATARLAELLSMHPVQVEAADIPQAFATGIVEAMITSPVTGVDSQAWDFARYFYDVKAWIPKNMVVIGRRAFESLSPQDREALVQAAKRAEERGWRLSQEQEEKALQTLASRGMQVVKPSPALLADLKKVGQTMILEWQKQAGATGVKVYRQYLGR from the coding sequence ATGCGGATCCTTTTAGCAGGCCTAGCCTTATTGGCAGTAGCAGCCCAGGCCCAGAGCTGGAACATGGCCAGCCCGTATCCCCCGGCCAACTTCCACACCCAGAACATTCAGCAGTTCGTAAAGGAAGTGGAGGAGGCCACGGGGGGCCGGCTGAAGATCACCGTCCACCCCGGAGGCTCCCTCTTCCCCCATCCCCAGATCCTGCCCGCGGTGAGGAACGGGCAGGTGCAGATGGGGGAGGTGCTGATGTCCCTCCTGGCCAACGAAAACCCCATCTTCAACCTGGACTCCATCCCCTTTGTGGCCACCAGCTACGAGGAGGCCCGCCGGCTTTACCAGGCCCAGCGCCCTGAGGTGGAAAAGTGGCTGGCCCAAAGGGGAGTGGTCCTTCTCTACGCCGTTCCCTGGCCGCCTCAGGGGCTTTATACCAAGCGGCCCGTGAACACAGGGGCAGATCTAAGGGGCATGCGGTTCCGGGCCTACAACCCCGCCACCGCCCGGTTGGCAGAACTCCTAAGCATGCACCCGGTGCAGGTGGAAGCCGCCGACATCCCCCAGGCCTTCGCCACCGGGATCGTGGAGGCCATGATTACCTCCCCGGTCACCGGGGTGGACAGCCAGGCCTGGGATTTCGCCCGTTACTTCTACGACGTGAAGGCCTGGATCCCCAAGAACATGGTGGTCATCGGCCGGCGGGCCTTTGAAAGCCTCTCCCCCCAGGACCGGGAAGCCCTGGTGCAGGCGGCCAAGCGGGCGGAGGAGCGGGGCTGGCGGCTGAGCCAGGAACAGGAGGAGAAGGCCCTCCAGACCCTGGCAAGCCGGGGCATGCAGGTGGTGAAACCCTCCCCTGCCCTCCTGGCCGACCTCAAGAAGGTGGGGCAGACCATGATCCTGGAGTGGCAGAAGCAGGCGGGGGCTACCGGGGTGAAGGTCTACCGCCAGTACCTTGGACGATGA
- a CDS encoding TRAP transporter small permease produces the protein MNLLGKALEGLFRLSQLLAALMGLFILLVILAQVAGRYLGFVVPSALEMAGFATAGLIFLGLAPTLRAGGHIQVRLLLGKLPPKARRPLQTFALGLGFLAAFYASVQAWLKVAESFHYGDLAPGLLPLPLWLPQSFLALGLSLFTLALLEAWLKAVQGVEG, from the coding sequence ATGAACCTCTTGGGAAAGGCCCTCGAGGGCCTCTTCCGCCTATCCCAGCTCCTGGCGGCCCTCATGGGCCTTTTTATCCTCCTGGTGATCCTGGCCCAGGTGGCGGGGCGGTATCTGGGCTTCGTGGTGCCCTCGGCTCTGGAGATGGCCGGGTTCGCCACCGCTGGCCTCATCTTCCTGGGCCTTGCCCCCACCCTGAGGGCCGGGGGGCATATCCAGGTGCGGCTCTTGTTGGGAAAGCTTCCCCCTAAGGCCCGTCGTCCGCTGCAAACCTTCGCCCTGGGGCTGGGATTCCTGGCTGCCTTTTATGCCTCCGTTCAGGCGTGGCTAAAGGTGGCGGAGAGTTTCCACTACGGGGACCTGGCTCCAGGCCTTCTCCCCCTTCCCCTGTGGCTACCCCAAAGCTTTCTGGCGCTGGGCCTTAGCCTCTTCACCCTTGCCCTCCTCGAGGCCTGGCTTAAGGCCGTACAGGGGGTGGAGGGATGA
- a CDS encoding TRAP transporter large permease: MSLLLEGLILVGLLFLLLALGVYVGLALLLVGLAGLAFFTTAPPGSNLATALWSATSGWSLAALPLFVWMGEVLYRSRLAQGLFQGLSPLLSRLPGGLLHVNVVASALFAAVIGSSAATTATVGRFTLPELLRRGYPKPLALGSLAGAGTLGFLIPPSVIMIVYGVMAEVSVARLFMAGVVPGAVLTLLFMFLVALLAFLYRRQLPQEPRTPLGQTLGGLLAVFPVLFLILLVLGSIYLGVATPTEAAAIGVAGSLLLAGLNRELSPRMFWESLMGAIRTTSMIGLILAGAGVLTLAMGFTGIPRALATWAVEAGITPVALIFFLSLVYLVLGWFLDGISIVVLTISVILPVVKAIGVDPLWFGVYLVIMVELAQITPPVGFNLFVIQSLTGEDLFHIARYAFPFMGVLLLMVVLLMLFPGMATWLPRTMTGG, from the coding sequence ATGAGCCTTCTCCTGGAGGGCCTTATCCTGGTGGGCCTCCTTTTCCTCCTCCTGGCCCTGGGGGTCTACGTGGGTTTGGCCCTCCTCCTGGTGGGCCTGGCGGGCCTGGCCTTCTTCACCACCGCCCCCCCAGGGTCCAACCTGGCCACCGCCCTATGGTCCGCCACCTCCGGATGGAGCCTGGCCGCCTTGCCCCTTTTCGTGTGGATGGGGGAGGTTCTCTACCGCTCCCGGCTGGCCCAAGGGCTCTTCCAGGGGCTAAGCCCCCTCCTCTCCCGCCTTCCTGGGGGGCTACTCCATGTGAACGTGGTGGCCAGTGCCCTCTTCGCTGCCGTCATCGGCTCCTCCGCTGCCACCACCGCCACCGTGGGCCGCTTCACCCTACCCGAACTCCTGCGCCGGGGTTATCCCAAGCCCCTGGCCTTGGGCTCCTTGGCCGGGGCCGGAACCTTGGGCTTCCTCATCCCCCCCAGCGTCATCATGATCGTCTACGGGGTCATGGCCGAGGTTTCCGTAGCCCGGCTTTTCATGGCCGGGGTGGTACCCGGAGCGGTCTTGACCTTGCTCTTTATGTTCCTGGTGGCCCTCCTGGCCTTTCTCTACCGCCGCCAACTGCCCCAGGAACCCAGGACGCCCCTCGGCCAGACTTTGGGTGGCCTTCTGGCCGTTTTCCCTGTGCTCTTTCTCATCCTCCTGGTCCTGGGCTCCATCTATCTTGGGGTAGCCACCCCCACGGAGGCGGCGGCCATAGGGGTAGCGGGGTCCCTCCTCCTGGCGGGGCTAAACCGGGAGCTATCCCCCAGGATGTTCTGGGAAAGCCTGATGGGAGCCATACGCACCACCAGCATGATCGGCCTGATCCTGGCAGGGGCCGGGGTTTTGACCCTGGCCATGGGGTTCACCGGGATCCCCAGGGCCTTGGCCACCTGGGCGGTGGAGGCCGGGATCACCCCCGTGGCCCTCATCTTCTTCCTGAGCTTGGTTTACCTCGTTCTGGGCTGGTTTCTGGACGGGATCTCCATCGTGGTCCTCACCATCAGCGTGATCCTTCCCGTGGTGAAGGCCATTGGCGTGGACCCCTTGTGGTTCGGGGTGTATCTGGTGATCATGGTGGAACTGGCCCAGATCACTCCTCCTGTGGGCTTCAACCTCTTCGTCATCCAGTCCTTAACCGGGGAGGACCTCTTCCATATCGCCCGGTATGCCTTCCCCTTCATGGGGGTACTGCTCCTTATGGTGGTTCTCCTCATGCTGTTTCCCGGAATGGCCACCTGGCTGCCCCGCACCATGACCGGGGGATAG
- a CDS encoding LamB/YcsF family protein produces the protein MFIDLNADAGESYGAFTYGHDREIFPLVTSVNLACGFHGGSPVRMREAVALAKAHGVAVGAHPGFPDLVGFGRRDMALSPEEVYADVLYQIGALYAFLKAEGLRLHHVKPHGAMYLRACRDRETARAIAEAVRAFDPEVPLVVLPGTVYEEEARKAGLRVVLEAFPERAYLKNGQLAPRSLPGSWISDPEEAARRALRMVVEGKVEALDGGDVEVRAETLCIHGDNPNAPKVALAVRRALEEAGIGVRAF, from the coding sequence ATGTTCATAGACCTCAACGCCGATGCTGGAGAGTCCTACGGGGCCTTCACCTACGGTCACGACCGGGAGATCTTCCCCCTGGTGACCTCGGTGAACCTGGCCTGCGGCTTTCATGGGGGTAGCCCCGTCCGGATGCGGGAGGCGGTAGCCCTGGCCAAGGCCCATGGGGTGGCGGTGGGGGCCCACCCAGGCTTCCCCGATCTGGTGGGCTTTGGCCGCAGGGACATGGCCCTGAGCCCTGAGGAGGTATATGCGGACGTGCTCTACCAGATAGGAGCCCTCTACGCCTTTCTGAAGGCGGAGGGGCTACGCCTCCACCACGTGAAGCCCCATGGGGCCATGTACCTTAGAGCCTGCCGGGACCGGGAAACCGCCCGGGCCATCGCCGAGGCGGTGAGGGCCTTTGACCCTGAAGTGCCCTTGGTGGTGCTTCCTGGCACCGTGTACGAGGAGGAGGCCCGGAAGGCAGGGCTGAGGGTGGTCCTCGAGGCCTTTCCCGAACGGGCGTACCTGAAGAACGGCCAGCTGGCCCCCCGCTCCCTCCCAGGAAGTTGGATCAGCGACCCCGAGGAGGCTGCCCGGCGAGCCCTCAGGATGGTTGTGGAAGGAAAGGTGGAGGCCCTGGACGGCGGAGACGTAGAGGTCAGGGCGGAGACCCTCTGCATCCATGGGGACAACCCCAACGCCCCCAAGGTGGCACTGGCGGTGCGCAGGGCGCTGGAGGAGGCGGGGATAGGGGTTAGGGCCTTTTGA
- a CDS encoding TAXI family TRAP transporter solute-binding subunit, whose protein sequence is MYAYLLLGALSLALAQKPQVLIGTGGIGGVYFYYGTAVAEILTKSGVVQAQAMQSGGSIENLMLLRDRTDAARGIYYCGTALPDATLMAYQGEERFQGKPVPVRILFTMYPNYFHVVTTEGGGIRVLQDLKGKRVSTEVPGGIIEYEARVLMSAALPGFDPRVHFAKWERIRVAESAQMLSEGNLDAFFWSGGLPTGSILELSGSLSRKGKRLYLVPLAKESTPVQVLMRRFPGVVDTGIIPKSVYNTRYDTPTLTFWNVFVCPASLPEELAYAMVKAVFENLPTLYTAVAPARDTNLENAVRSRGGKVPYHEGAVRFFREKGVWR, encoded by the coding sequence CTGTATGCCTATCTCCTACTGGGGGCTCTAAGTTTGGCTCTGGCCCAGAAACCGCAAGTTCTTATCGGTACCGGGGGCATCGGAGGAGTTTACTTCTACTACGGTACCGCGGTGGCGGAGATCCTAACCAAAAGCGGGGTGGTTCAAGCTCAAGCCATGCAGTCTGGGGGATCTATAGAGAACTTGATGCTTCTCCGAGACCGTACAGATGCGGCCAGGGGCATCTACTATTGCGGCACGGCACTTCCAGATGCTACTTTAATGGCATACCAGGGGGAGGAGCGTTTCCAAGGGAAGCCGGTACCTGTGCGTATTCTTTTCACTATGTACCCCAATTACTTCCACGTGGTAACCACGGAGGGCGGTGGCATCCGTGTGCTCCAGGACTTAAAGGGAAAGCGGGTTTCCACGGAGGTGCCGGGGGGTATTATTGAGTACGAGGCCCGAGTCCTTATGTCCGCTGCTCTTCCTGGCTTCGATCCCCGGGTTCACTTTGCTAAGTGGGAAAGGATCCGGGTAGCGGAAAGTGCCCAGATGCTCTCTGAGGGTAACCTGGATGCTTTCTTCTGGTCCGGGGGTCTTCCGACCGGAAGCATTCTGGAGCTTTCTGGTAGCTTATCCCGCAAGGGAAAGCGGCTTTATCTGGTTCCCCTTGCCAAGGAAAGCACTCCGGTTCAGGTCCTCATGCGCCGCTTTCCCGGGGTAGTAGATACGGGAATCATCCCCAAGAGCGTATACAACACCCGCTACGACACCCCGACCCTAACGTTTTGGAACGTGTTTGTGTGTCCTGCCAGCCTTCCTGAGGAGCTAGCTTATGCCATGGTCAAAGCGGTGTTTGAAAACCTCCCTACCCTGTATACGGCGGTGGCTCCCGCCCGGGATACCAACTTAGAAAATGCCGTACGCTCCCGTGGGGGAAAGGTTCCTTACCACGAGGGAGCTGTGCGCTTCTTCCGGGAGAAGGGCGTCTGGCGGTGA